The Prevotella fusca JCM 17724 genome includes a window with the following:
- a CDS encoding HpaII family restriction endonuclease, whose protein sequence is MAKTANKGEWSEIYAFLKLLGEKKVFAGDGELNKIENLFYPILKILRDEEKTCYEYALEDDVVIVSENGAELLRKNVADFLNYANILLDVIRTSKGAFTAPLIEQFMSEIHCHKIKASPRKKKDITIVIHDLRTGMTPLLGFSIKSQLGSTSTLFNAGKTTNFTYLVAGHDFTDLEIDAINSIGTQTKVRDRVAEIKRLGGTFKFKVMDDPVCRNNFILIESCLPRIMAEVILESNLREIRSLKEVTDAISVRNPLGYDTTYNQKFYEHKVKNFLVASALGMVPHTPWNGEYQANGGYLVVKDDGDVLCYHFYDRNLFEDYLYCNTKLETASTGRYEYAKLYRGEDGQLYFKLNLQVRFK, encoded by the coding sequence ATGGCTAAAACTGCAAATAAAGGAGAATGGAGTGAAATCTATGCCTTTCTAAAATTACTGGGAGAAAAGAAAGTATTTGCTGGTGATGGTGAGTTGAACAAGATAGAAAACTTGTTCTATCCTATCTTGAAGATTCTGCGTGACGAAGAAAAAACTTGCTATGAATACGCATTGGAAGATGATGTTGTTATTGTATCAGAAAATGGTGCAGAGCTGTTACGTAAGAATGTTGCAGACTTTCTTAATTATGCAAATATTCTGCTTGACGTTATACGAACGTCAAAGGGGGCTTTTACCGCTCCATTGATAGAGCAGTTTATGTCTGAAATACATTGTCATAAGATAAAAGCAAGTCCCCGAAAAAAGAAAGATATAACTATTGTTATACATGATCTTAGAACAGGAATGACTCCTCTACTTGGATTCAGTATTAAATCACAGTTGGGGAGTACTTCAACCCTCTTCAATGCTGGCAAAACAACGAACTTCACCTATTTAGTTGCTGGACATGATTTCACCGATTTAGAGATAGATGCAATTAATTCTATCGGCACACAAACGAAAGTGCGAGATCGTGTTGCGGAGATAAAACGACTGGGCGGGACATTTAAATTCAAGGTTATGGATGATCCTGTCTGCCGTAACAATTTTATCTTGATAGAAAGTTGCCTACCACGTATCATGGCTGAAGTTATATTGGAAAGCAATCTGAGAGAAATCAGAAGTTTAAAGGAAGTGACGGATGCGATTTCCGTACGTAATCCTTTAGGTTATGACACAACATACAACCAGAAGTTCTATGAACACAAGGTTAAGAATTTCCTCGTTGCGTCAGCCCTTGGTATGGTGCCCCATACTCCATGGAATGGTGAGTATCAGGCGAATGGAGGGTATCTTGTTGTAAAAGATGATGGTGACGTGCTCTGTTATCACTTTTATGATCGTAATCTCTTTGAGGATTATCTATATTGCAATACGAAGTTGGAGACTGCATCAACAGGCAGGTATGAATATGCGAAATTGTATCGCGGAGAAGATGGGCAACTGTATTTTAAGTTGAATCTACAGGTACGGTTCAAATAG
- a CDS encoding DNA cytosine methyltransferase produces MVVKKLDRDFTLKDFPEEITEDGLKIYGETSYENQMAVLSHYLHNMGNDESRDRKEEIILAIRNFLSRKGTRMKGADENSLSDDELWEVAEAPAQYNLFHDFFNVPFPAPDHPKFTFIDLFAGIGGFRIAFQNLGGKCIYSSEFDAKAQETYLANYGEMPFGDITKESTKSYIPQNFDILCGGFPCQAFSLAGRRLGFKDETRGTLFFEIEAILRKHQPKAFFLENVKGLAIHDKGRTLKTILTHLDNAGYDVVPPQVLNAMDYGVPQHRERIYIIGFRKDLHVDIARFQYPEPQTVGDNRPKFLDVMEKEVPSVKYYLSTVYIETLKRHRARHEAAGNGFGYEIIDTNGVANAIVVGGMGRERNLIVDKRLKDFTPVTHIKGEVNREGIRRMTPREWARLQGFPDSFKIVVADASAYKQFGNSVAVPAIQATAKKELEMLGII; encoded by the coding sequence AAGATTTATGGTGAAACTTCGTATGAGAATCAGATGGCTGTCCTTAGTCATTATTTGCATAATATGGGAAATGATGAAAGTAGGGATAGAAAAGAAGAAATCATATTAGCTATCCGTAATTTTCTCTCACGCAAGGGAACACGTATGAAAGGTGCTGATGAAAACTCTTTGTCAGACGATGAATTGTGGGAAGTTGCAGAAGCTCCTGCGCAATATAATCTTTTTCATGATTTCTTTAATGTTCCATTTCCAGCCCCAGATCATCCTAAATTCACTTTTATAGATTTATTTGCAGGAATTGGTGGATTCCGAATAGCTTTTCAGAATTTAGGAGGAAAGTGTATATATTCCTCAGAGTTTGATGCCAAGGCACAGGAAACATATCTTGCTAATTATGGAGAAATGCCGTTTGGGGATATAACTAAAGAGTCGACTAAAAGTTATATACCTCAAAACTTTGATATACTTTGTGGAGGTTTTCCTTGTCAGGCTTTCTCTTTAGCTGGTCGGAGGTTGGGCTTTAAGGATGAAACTCGTGGAACGCTTTTCTTTGAAATAGAGGCAATCCTTAGAAAACATCAGCCAAAAGCATTCTTTTTGGAGAATGTAAAGGGGTTGGCTATCCATGATAAAGGTCGTACTCTGAAAACAATACTCACTCATCTGGATAATGCTGGCTATGATGTGGTTCCACCACAAGTATTAAACGCAATGGACTATGGTGTTCCGCAGCATCGTGAACGGATCTATATTATAGGTTTCCGCAAGGATCTTCATGTTGATATTGCTCGGTTTCAATATCCAGAGCCGCAAACGGTTGGGGACAATCGTCCAAAGTTCCTTGATGTTATGGAGAAAGAAGTTCCCTCGGTTAAATACTACCTTTCAACTGTTTATATAGAAACTTTAAAGCGACATAGGGCTCGGCATGAAGCAGCTGGAAATGGTTTTGGTTATGAAATCATTGACACAAATGGTGTTGCAAATGCTATAGTTGTCGGTGGAATGGGTAGGGAACGTAATTTGATAGTTGATAAACGTTTAAAAGACTTTACGCCAGTTACGCATATAAAAGGTGAAGTTAATCGAGAAGGAATTCGTCGAATGACACCGAGAGAATGGGCAAGGTTACAGGGATTCCCAGACAGTTTTAAGATAGTTGTTGCAGACGCATCTGCCTATAAGCAGTTTGGTAATTCTGTGGCTGTGCCTGCTATTCAGGCTACTGCAAAGAAAGAACTTGAAATGTTAGGAATAATCTAA